The DNA window TTGGGGCCGAATGCTTCGACGGCCAGCGCGGCGGTGACGGCCGAGTCGATGCCGCCGGAGAGTCCGATGACGACTTTCTCGAAGCCGCACTTGTGAACGTAGTCCCGCAGGCCGAGCACGAGCGCACGGCGGATCGATTCGATGCCGGTGCTGTGGAGTTCGTTGCGGTAGTCGCCGGTGTCGAGGTCGACGATGAGGAGGTCTTCCTCGAAATCCTTGGCTTGGGCGATGATGTTGCCGGCGGCGTCGATCGCGAGAGAGTTGCCGTCGAAGACCAACTCGTCGTTGCCGCCGACCTGGTTGACGTACACCAGCGGCCGCCCGACGTCTTTCACCTGGGCGGCGAAGAGTTCGCGGCGGAAGTCATGCTTGCCGACCACGAACGGCGACGCCGACGCGTTGACCATGAGGCTCGCGCCGGCGGCATGGAGATCGCGGATCGGATTGCTGTGGTAAAGCCGACGTGGGATGAGCCGTTCATCGTTCCAGAGGTCTTCGCAGATCGACACACCGACCGGCGTGTCCTCACCGCGTGAGTCGTTGACGGTGACGATGTTGTTGCGTTCGTCGTTGGGGCCGGGTTCGAAGTATCGGCTCTCGTCGAACACGTCATACGTCGGCAGAAGCGTCTTGAAGTGTCGCGATTCGATCTTGCCATGGGCGAGTAGGGCGACGGCGTTGTGCAGTGGCCGGCCTATCGGGGCCGTGTTCCGCTCGGCGTAGCCGACGAGGGCCGCGATGCCGTTGGACATGCCCGCGAGTTCGCCGAGCGCGTCCAGTTGCGCGTCGATGAACTCCGTCTTGAGCAGCAGGTCCTTGGGCGGGTAGCCGGTGAGCGACAGTTCGGGGAAGACGACCAGCGTCGCTCCCGCATCGGCGGCCCGTTGAATGCAATCGGCATGCTTCGCAACGTTCCCCGGCAGGTCGCCGACCGTCGGGTTGATCTGTGCAAGGGCGAGACGCATGCGTCAGCTTAGGAAAACTACTTACGCAACGCGGCGAGTTGGCGTTCGTCGCGGCGCTCCGTGTCGACCAGCGAACGCCGCGCTTTGGCCCGTTGTCGTGCACGTTCACGCTTGTGGAACTTCTCGAGCTTGCTCATCGCGTCGTCACGTTCAACCTTTTCGAAATGCTGATGGACCCAGCGGAAGTCTCCGTGGTGTTTGCGGTAGACCAGCCCGAGTGAGAAGCACGCGAGGTGCAGCAGGTAGACGCCGATGAGCGTGCCGGCCGATCCGGCCAACACGAATGCCCAGGTCGGGATGGCCACCGGCGGGAGCTGATCGAAGGCCAGGGCGAGCGCGACGTTGAACGCGCCGGTCGATCCGAGCGTGACGGCCAACGCCATGGCGAAAAGCATGAGACACCAGATGTAGCCGAGCCCGCCGCCCCACATGGTGCGTGCGATGCGGTGAGGTGCGAGGTTCGCCATCGACCCGCTGGTGCAGGTGATGAGCAGCACGGCCGGGAAAGCGAAAAACGTGATCGCACAAAGGCCCAGCGCGATCAGTGCGGCTTCGGACGGCAGTGTCGGCTCGGGCGCGGCGCGTCCGGCGACCCCCGCGGAAATGCCGGCCGCTCGGTCGTACAGCCCGACGGCCTGCACCAGGATCATCGGCCAGAAGCAGACGCACGTCGCCACCACGACCCGCACGAACGGCAGCCAGATGTCCTCGGCGAAGCTCGCGTTGCGGAAGAGCGTGGGGATCTCGTCGCGCTGCTCGGGGCCGGTGTCTTCGATGGTGTTCCCGTAGTGCCCGACGACGCCGAGCATGAGCAGGAACCCGGCAAGGCTCAAAAACAGGATGAACGCCAACGGCAACGCGAAGTACACGTTGAGCAGGATGTGCCCGGCGAACAGGATCATGATCACGAACGCGTTGTGCGCCATGAACAGCTCGACCGGTAGACTGACCAGTGACACGCGTGGTTGGGTGTTGCGGTCGGCGTAGCGGAGCGTGCTGCTCTTGTCGGCTTGCCGGGGGTCGGTGTGGCCCCCGGTTGAAAGATGGGGGTCAGATTCGTCTATCGGCGTGACGGTTTGCGCGTCGACTCCGCGATCGGCGATGTCGAGCGGCGCGATGAGTTCGCCGGTCTCAGGGTC is part of the Planctomycetota bacterium genome and encodes:
- a CDS encoding NAD+ synthase, coding for MRLALAQINPTVGDLPGNVAKHADCIQRAADAGATLVVFPELSLTGYPPKDLLLKTEFIDAQLDALGELAGMSNGIAALVGYAERNTAPIGRPLHNAVALLAHGKIESRHFKTLLPTYDVFDESRYFEPGPNDERNNIVTVNDSRGEDTPVGVSICEDLWNDERLIPRRLYHSNPIRDLHAAGASLMVNASASPFVVGKHDFRRELFAAQVKDVGRPLVYVNQVGGNDELVFDGNSLAIDAAGNIIAQAKDFEEDLLIVDLDTGDYRNELHSTGIESIRRALVLGLRDYVHKCGFEKVVIGLSGGIDSAVTAALAVEAFGPKAVTGIALPSRYSSGHSVIDAEVLADNLGMPFHIVPIKPMHNAYAEAIDPLFKVQGLTEENLQARIRGATLMAHSNETGALLLTTGNKSELAVGYCTLYGDMCGGLAVISDVPKTDVYALARHINEHAGRELIPENTITKPPSAELRPDQLDTDSLPDYDVLDDILERYVEDDAPIADIIAAGHDAEIVQRIIRLVDINEYKRRQAAPGLKVTSRAFGFGRRMPIAQRYRPKL